A single Vespa crabro chromosome 21, iyVesCrab1.2, whole genome shotgun sequence DNA region contains:
- the LOC124431340 gene encoding 40S ribosomal protein S19-like produces the protein MPSVTLKDVDQHKFVKAFAAFLKKTGKMRVPEWVDIVKSARFKELAPYDPDWYYIRCAALVRHIYIRSPIGVGAVTKIFGGRKRNGTHPSHFCRSAGGVARKALQTLEQLKLIEKAPLGGRKLTSQGRRDLDRIAAQVKAKSKKQLKLQETLVL, from the exons aTGCCGTCTGTTACGTTAAAGGACGTTGATCAACACAAATTTGTGAAAGCTTTTGCAGCTTTCCTTAAAAA gaCTGGCAAAATGCGTGTCCCAGAATGGGTAGATATTGTAAAATCAGCTCGTTTCAAGGAATTAGCTCCTTATGATCCAGATTGGTATTACATACGTTGTGCAGCATTAGTCCgtcatatttatattcgtaGTCCCATTGGTGTTGGAGCAGTTACTAAAATTTTTGGTGGTCGTAAACGAAATGGAACTCATCCTAGCCATTTTTGTCGATCAGCTGGTGGTGTTGCTCGTAAAGCGCTTCAAACTTTAGAACAATTAAAGCTTATTGAAAAAGCTCCACTTGGTGGACGCAAGCTTACGAGTCAAGGGCGCAGAGATTTGGATCGTATTGCTGCACAAGTTAAGGCAAAGAgcaaaaaacaattaaaacttCAAGAAACTCTTGTTCTTTAa
- the LOC124431595 gene encoding uncharacterized protein LOC124431595, protein MAYVNVAEWKTDQVCEWLKGLDNSVLPYVHSFMNHFVNGQQLLSLRPEDLEHLGVLKLGHQEIILEAVEYLRNFHYELDRENLQLLALRLSCQAHSLYNELSRQTDSKPVTTQTLSDVASVVMTVKPLVRWLDRPPFSGQLDYNDKKAELMKLALEMATCAQRDRFAEKPIEEIRSTCEQLAKLADYVIQDVADPMILQPVTLDLATLKKRPGDELGFYILPSFHGIHQIADIKFGSAAHQCGKMEEGDEIVQINYQTVVGWERKNVLELFRESPNEILLTLKRRPRHTKVYGQIYIKPYRLPSNKKTPYTTRWQHNLPSPRPELLTIPDFTMPLPRHAPKNSSPQPAGITDTASILDTMATDSSDSDSEVEPPVSVRLYSTKPRSLVQRRATITGASPTTKHGVDIEQFWKELKQEHSTTFQLRDKAASCAHSLDSVPSNLRPQTCLGIEQTKRKKRPDTQIDDKKEEFQEKSSETDITHTDECKSLLQEMKEGNKSTTIHREVPTVIIRNVDSRSSQKIINATTRNNMSDTNVPLDECNNCISDRSNNNNTKVNGSEFNTSNVKERGRLDKSYSTPAYDSIENNVGIDRKLLLLENTFEKTNSSSNMNLKDSKFKMTNENKEQNLEHITNENSEENLIVNVSQNINNLEDNIHFKNITDSAQINIHNTNCKDCLKENQSNIESIISDTDISDKDHIVDSIHKQIDNTTKNDYHKITENSIIDYDTKEETNCTEQESNSNNEDDIVLKRFGKILQSSDYDTMEKITERQYSNSYIKETSTDVQEELPINNCCSSNVEIQDITQRTTKIQISPKPRNNSIKHSSPIVVEPKIHSCRYIELPKVESTKKFEIRSHLIPPEPPPRKYIPKPEVPESGNVPKSAGNLGKPVISPRHHMRKDSKSSNILTERSSDVDHNESDDCLSIYSKRVEKSSNLNNKLNASIDNQRSIPIDCTDLNFEICEKQLREERLHCEKYEPFTEKFAVSNNSLSDCYKSDNCSWNSDFSESSICTRQEQLLESRSNIGKLLEKDKSFEKVVVNKAMMVARSIGLHGGLSKSSNNSPRSNRKRNTLLAKKRNISVKDLGVGDMEGWLTYRSRGAGGAWARAWFVLKRAALYRFKMQSSTKADCLIALTGFTVSQATEVKSRKYAFKVYHTGTVFYFAADTEDCLTLWLDAVNKATLGADVHNRNSALFSETDESDNEYKNKLKFAHTPENKPNMEKSFGSLKKTVRKDQLYKDHEVSGASLDRKYLRFLGTRNQNVPVPTAQFRSYRRVLPTNMTNKKEDCMAYSPDLQMTIAGSTFYGLSASQSATDMSYNNQEMGDYRRTTDRCTNYRSKKPDELQGFITLEQFMLSQQEEDQRQNTVQRSVSPRVTAMTTNDHVYAHHRHVSDVCLPNEESCAADAYVGEGIVYNQYKNNGEISSSYKHSKTSDEYYKTRQQNTSLNVISNDKKTDCVHDKSCKCKNATQHKRQLDLSSNHKRKTQENLSHQSFRQNDSLSRRHEFSQAPVPTCHSTPDTRNESRHGNINYDRNAHVSTRDIQFINHKENKRSNDYCIPQEIGTLIDDLRLVSKRLHKNEENSGSSGDLTYFASSDTLQRAKKEATVTRKGSFNLANHCRDYFPSDKRWLDSLRCVDKKNINYDRNRLKNAAQYQPPPIPASPFEQEGMRATFEMHLDKKDQVQKTNRLKTLFSTKGHQKPCTLDLPKDGQKTLLGSPRLHRALFWDKNSNQQKSSIVSETQSPGDSGISQSLSSFSTNSHSQNLSYSCSSVGSISDWSPDTPGPNSPRISRSNVGHAYQKDYSSSDRKCLSPPKLPYIPPPTSPPPDYPGLEYPPVFEPGTYSLSDASLLRNRNKTVDSNIQ, encoded by the exons ATGGCGTATGTTAATGTAGCTGAATGGAAAACGGATCAAGTGTGCGAGTGGTTAAAAG gaCTGGACAATTCTGTGCTCCCTTATGTTCATAGTTTTATGAATCATTTTGTCAATGGACAACAACTTTTAAGTTTGAGACCTGAAGATCTAGAACATCTTGGTGTATTAAAACTTGGCCAccaagaaattattttagaagctgttgaatatttaagaaatttccATTATGAATTGGATCGCGAAAATTTGCAGCTTTTAGCTCTTCGTTTGTCCTGTCAAGCGCATAGCTTGTACAATGAATTGTCACGTCAAACTGACTCTAAGCCTGTTACCACACAAACTTTATCAGATGTAGCATCAGTAGTAATGACTGTAAAACCATTAGTAAGATGGCTAGATCGCCCTCCTTTCAGTGGTCAActggattataatgataagaaagcagaattaatgaaattagcATTAGAAATGGCCACTTGTGCACAAAGAGATAGATTTGCTGAGAAACCAATAGAAGAAATCAGATCTACTTGTGAACAATTAGCAAAACTGGCGGATTATGTAATACAGGATGTTGCGGATCCAATGATTTTACAACCTGTAACGTTAGATTTGGCTACTTTGAAAAAAAGACCTGGCGATGAATTg ggATTTTATATCTTGCCTTCCTTTCATGGAATACATCAAATAGCTGATATTAAATTTGGATCTGCGGCGCATCAATGTGGGAAAATGGAAGAAGGAGATGAAATAGTTCAg aTAAATTATCAAACTGTGGTTGGctgggaaagaaaaaacgtattGGAATTATTTCGTGAGAGTCCTAATGAAATACTTTTAACCTTGAAAAGAAGGCCAAGGCACACGAAAGTATACggacaaatttatataaagcCATATAGACTTCCAAGCAATAAAAAAACCCCATATACGACAAGATGGCAACACAATCTTCCGTCTCCACGGCCTGAATTGTTAACTATACCTGATTTTACTATGCCCTTGCCAAG GCATGCACCAAAGAATTCTAGCCCACAACCAGCAGGTATTACAGATACTGCTAGTATACTTGATACAATGGCAACTGATAGCAGTGATTCTGATAGTGAAGTGGAGCCACCTGTATCTGTTCGTTTGTATTCAACAAAACCAAGAAGTTTAGTTCAAAGAAGAGCTACGATAACAGGTGCTAGTCCAACTACAAAGCATGGTGTTGATATTGAACAATTTTGGAAAGAGTTAAAACAAGAACATAGTACTACATTCCAATTAAGGGATAAGGCAGCATCCTGTGCTCACAGTTTGGATAGTGTACCATCAAATTTACGTCCACAAACATGCCTAGGTATAGaacaaacgaaaaggaaaaaaagacctGATACACAAatagatgataaaaaagaagaatttcaaGAAAAATCAAGTGAAACTGATATAACTCATACGGATGAATGTAAAAGTCTATTGCAAGAGATGAAAGAAGGTAACAAATCAACTACAATTCATAGGGAGGTTCCAACTGTTATTATCAGAAATGTCGATAGCCGTTCTtctcaaaaaattattaatgctaCTACCAGAAATAATATGAGTGATACAAATGTGCCTTTAGATGAatgtaataattgtattagtgatagatctaataataataacactaaagtAAACGGTAGTGAGTTTAATACTAGTAACGTTAAAGAACGTGGAAGATTAGATAAAAGTTATAGTACGCCTGCATACGAttctatagaaaataatgttgGGATTGATAggaaattattacttttggagaatacatttgaaaaaacaaattcttCGTCTAATATGAATTTAAAAGATAGTAAGTTTAAAATgactaatgaaaataaagaacagaATTTAGAACATATAACCAATGAAAATagcgaagaaaatttaattgttaatgtttcacaaaatattaataatcttgaAGATAACATTCattttaagaatataacagaTTCTGcgcaaataaatatacataatactaaTTGTAAAGATTGTTTGAAAGAGAACCAAAGCAATATTGAATCTATAATATCGGATACCGATATATCTGATAAAGATCACATAGTGGATAGCATACATAAGCAAATAGACAATACTACAAAAAATGACTATCATAAAATTACTGAGAACAGTATAATTGACTATGatacgaaagaagaaactaaTTGTACGGAACAAGAGtccaatagcaataatgaagATGACATTGTGCTTAAAAGATTTGgtaaaattttacaatctaGTGACTATGATACAATGGAGAAAATAACAGAACGACAATATtctaattcatatataaaagagactTCTACAGATGTACAGGAAGAATTaccaataaataattgttgtaGCTCTAATGTAGAAATACAAGATATTACGCAACGTACGACAAAGATTCAAATTAGTCCAAAGCCACGAAACAATAGTATAAAACATTCAAGTCCTATTGTTGTTGAACCTAAAATACACTCTTGTAGATATATTGAATTACCGAAAGTTGAATCTACtaagaaatttgaaataagGTCACATTTAATACCTCCTGAACCTCCACCTCGTAAATATATTCCTAAACCAGAAGTACCTGAATCTGGTAATGTTCCAAAATCAGCTGGTAATTTAGGGAAACCTGTAATATCGCCAAGACATCATATGAGAAAAGATTCAAAAAGTAGCAACATTTTGACTGAAAGAAGTAGCGATGTAGATCACAATGAAAGTGATGATTGTCTAAGTATTTATTCTAAACGAGTGGAAAAGTcatcaaatttaaataataaattaaacgcATCAATTGATAATCAAAGATCAATACCAATTGATTGTACTGATCTGAACTTTGAAATCTGTGAGAAACAgttaagagaagaaagattgcATTGTGAGAAATATGAACCTTTTACAGAAAAATTTGCCGTTTCAAATAATTCATTGTCAGATTGTTACAAGTCTGATAACTGCTCTTGGAATAGTGATTTTTCTGAAAGTTCAATCTGTACAAGACAAGAGCAATTATTGGAATCGAGATCAAATATTGGCAAACTCttggaaaaagataagagTTTCGAGAAAGTTGTTGTTAATAAAGCTATGATGGTAGCTAGAAGTATTGGTTTACATGGAGGCTTAAGTAAGTCTTCTAATAACAGTCCAAGGagtaatagaaagagaaatacttTATTAGCAA aaaaaagaaacatatctGTAAAAGATCTTGGTGTGGGTGATATGGAAGGGTGGTTAACATATCGCAGTAGAGGTGCAGGAGGTGCCTGGGCTAGGGCATGGTTTGTTTTAAAACGTGCAGCTTTGTatag attcaAAATGCAAAGCAGTACAAAAGCTGACTGTCTTATAGCATTAACAGGCTTTACGGTATCTCAAGCAACAGAAGTCAAATCCAGAAAGTATGCTTTTAAGGTTTATCATACAGGAACAGTATTCTATTTTGCTGCTGATACAGAAGATTGTTTAACTCTTTGGCTCGATGCTGTAAATAAAGCGACATTAGGAGCAGACGTACACAATCGAAACAGTGCACTTTTTAGTGAGACTGATGAAAGTgacaatgaatataaaaataagttgAAATTCGCTCATACTCCAGAAAATAAACCAAACATGGAAAAATCATTTGGATCTTTAAAGAAGACAGTGCGAAAGGatcaattatataaagatCATGAAGTTAGCGGTGCGAGCttagatagaaaatatttaagatttcTTGGTACAAGAAATCAAAATGTTCCAGTACCAACAGCACAGTTTAGAAGTTATAGAAGAGTATTACCGACAAATATGACAAATaa GAAAGAAGATTGTATGGCATATTCCCCGGATTTACAGATGACAATAGCAGGAAGTACATTTTATGGATTAAGTGCTTCTCAAAGTGCGACCGATATGTCTTATAATAATCAAGAAATGGGTGATTATCGACGTACTACAGATAG GTGTACCAATTATCGGAGTAAAAAACCAGATGAATTGCAAGGATTTATTACTTTAGAACAATTTATGTTGTCTCAACAAGAAGAAGATCAAAGACAAAATACAGTGCAAAGATCCGTATCTCCTCGAGTTACAGCTATGACGACTAATGATCACGTTTATGCTCATCATAGACACGTTAGCGATGTTTGTCTACCTAACGAAGAATCATGCGCTGCAGATGCATATGTTGGCGAAGGAATtgtttataatcaatataaaaataatggtgAAATTTCTTCATCGTACAAACATTCAAAAACATCAGATGAATATTACAAGACTCGCCAACAAAATACATctttaaatgttatttcaaatgataaaaaaacagATTGTGTACATGATAAATCTTGCAAATGTAAAAATGCAACGCAGCATAAAAGACAATTAGATTTGAGTAGcaatcataaaagaaaaacccaAGAGAATTTATCTCATCAATCATTTAGACAAAACGATTCTTTATCAAGACGACATGAATTCTCACAAGCACCTGTTCCAACGTGTCATAGTACGCCTGATACTCGAAATGAGAGTAGACATGGGAATATCAATTATGATCGTAATGCACACGTATCTACTCGTGATATACAGTTCATAaatcataaagaaaataaaagatcgaaTGATTATTGTATCCCACAAGAAATAGGTACTCTGATAGATGATCTTCGATTAGTATCAAAGAGACTTCATAAAAACGaag aaaattcagGATCTAGTGGTGACCTTACATATTTTGCTTCTTCGGATACATTACAACGAGCAAAAAAGGAGGCGACTGTAACACGTAAAGGAAGTTTTAATCTTGCCAATCATTGTCGAGATTATTTTCCTTCGGACAAACGTTGGCTCGATTCTTTAAGATGcgttgacaaaaaaaatataaattatgatagaaatcgattgaaaaatgCAGCACAATATCAGCCTCCACCAATACCAGCTTCGCCATTCGAACAAGAAGGAATGAGAGCCACTTTTGAAATGCATcttgataaaaaagatcaaGTTCAAAAAACTAATCGCTTGAAAACTTTATTTAGTACAAAAGGTCATCAGAAACCATGTACTTTAGATTTACCTAAAGATGGCCAAAAGACTTTACTag gcTCACCGAGATTACATAGAGCATTGTTTTGGGATAAAAATTCTAATCAACAGAAATCTTCTATTGTTAGTGAGACTCAAAGTCCTGGTGATAGCGGAATCAGTCAGTCTTTAAGTTCCTTCAGTACAAACAGTCATTCCCAAAATCTAAGTTACAGTTGCAGTTCAGTTGGCTCGATAAGCGATTGGAGTCCAGATACTCCAGGACCTAATTCACCACGCATATCTAGA TCTAATGTTGGCCACGCATACCAAAAAGATTATTCTTCATCAGACAGAAAATGTCTATCTCCGCCAAAATTACCTTATATACCACCACCAACATCTCCGCCTCCTGATTATCCTGGTTTGGAGTATCCACCTGTATTTGAACCTGGTACTTATTCTTTGTCAGATGCTTCCTTGTTACGTAATCGTAACAAGACTGTCGATAGTAATATTcagtaa
- the LOC124431338 gene encoding persulfide dioxygenase ETHE1, mitochondrial, with translation MNVLLSRLNQQLLRLTGKFFLTRHKLIGNYHQHGTLTEHISFSKDFLFQQLFDPVSSTYTYLLADINNKDAILIDPVFEWADRDKKIIEELGLNLKYVANTHMHADHITGTGRLKSLLPGCRSMISRNSGAEADILLEPRDRIKFGRHYLVVIPTPGHTEGCVTYVCDEQGIAFTGDALLIRGCGRTDFQGGSSEILYKSVHENIFTLPSYYRLYPAHDYNGRTVTTVAEEKMLNPRLSKSLDEFVNIMNNLNLPYPKMIDKAVPANKVCGVFEINKKKGEQ, from the exons ATGAATGTATTGTTAAGTAGATTGAATCAACAATTATTAAGATTGAcaggaaaattttttttaacaagacATAAATTAATTGGAAATTATCATCAACATGGAACTTTGACAGAgcatatttctttctcaaagGATTTTCTATTTCAGCAG TTATTCGATCCAGTGTCcagtacatatacatatttacttgctgatatcaataataaagatgctATTTTAATCGATCCAGTCTTTGAATGGGCTgatcgagataaaaaaattatcgaagaaCTCGGTTTGAATTTGAAATATGTTG CGAATACACATATGCACGCAGACCATATTACAGGAACGGGCcgattaaaatcgttattaccagGTTGTCGATCGATGATCTCCCGCAATAGTGGTGCCGAGGCCGACATTCTCTTGGAGCCACGAGACCGCATCAAATTTGGTAGACATTATCTGGTGGTGATACCCACACCTGGTCATACTGAAG gaTGCGTGACGTATGTATGTGATGAACAAGGAATCGCTTTCACGGGTGATGCCTTATTAATACGCGGATGTGGAAGGACAGACTTTCAg gGTGGCTCGTCAGAAATATTGTACAAGTCTGtacatgaaaatatatttactttaccATCATATTACAGACTATATCCTGCACATGATTATAATGGTAGAACTGTAACTACTGTTGctgaagaaaaaatgttaaatccTAGATTATCTAAATCGTTGGatgaatttgtaaatattatgaataatctTAATCTTCCATATCCAAAAATGATTG ACAAAGCTGTCCCGGCTAACAAGGTTTGTGGAGtctttgaaattaataagaagaaaggagaacagtga
- the LOC124431341 gene encoding E3 ubiquitin-protein ligase Su(dx) — protein sequence MSHCKKGPLSSGFYQLDIIIEGAVLRSSSFLKPNPYIEISVDGERLLTTDVSKSTYQPKWEERFHVLVKPYSQVHFRLFDHSTFRKDTLLGEKRISLFQILSHYNGKLENLELTFDLMNSNKHDFCSNKIGELVTVFDGLTIDINDITPVHDPQLPKTGELDTLFDNLRIDLNNSIPSNTNESLCQVQCTVPDGASSSDTVSNCSVLNGGVRGRMRLHSNETATPSSMYCGQANAHHSSTYNTNANQSGIDKHNSTQHHKPHENDKPGSSKMCSIHLANGHAVPMSDKPVAQTQEKPMNRTSERHTTSLIDGCIPSRSEPSRSTNHNISEGRPISRPEQSSSVPNTNERLMNFRADQSASNSVSDGRTVPQSEPLSLSNVNTCSTSRIESTSLPNTETRPDHSSEARGATRSEQNNSILLPHCIPRSEQSMLNTVSDSRTIPHSEEFTTNNLPESRSLTRMAQPTVSLTGQPTMSVAGQPIIQPGSSVMLPEVENTCHSEEPLPPGWEMRCDGYSRRYYVDHNTRSTSWERPQPLPPGWEVRRDPRGRIYYVDHNTRSTTWQRPNTERLQHFQQWQGERQYVVQQGNQRFLYPQPLGAAAAVAGPLASAIPDDDDILGPLPAGWERRKQPEGRVYYVNHKNRTTQWEDPRTQGQETGIDEPPLPDGWEIRLTEDGVRYFVDHNTRTTTFQDPRPGAPKGPKGVYRVPRAYERSFRWKLSQFRFLCQTNALPNHIKISVSRQTLFEDSYHQIMNAEAFALRRRLYIIFKGEEGLDYGGVSREWFFLLSHEVLNPMYCLFEYANKSNYSLQINPASYVNPDHLQYFKFIGRFIAMALYHGRFIYSGFTMPFFKRMLNKKLVMKDIESIDPEFYKSLIWIKENNIDECALELYYSVDFEILGQVIHHELKENGDKIRVVEDNKEEYIRLMTEWRMTRGIEEQTKAFLDGFNSVVPLEWLKYFDERELELMLCGMQEIDVEDWQRNTIYRHYTRNSKQVLWFWQFVTRTDSEKRARLLQFVTGTCRVPVGGFAELMGSNGPQRFCIEKVGKDTWLPRSHTCFNRLDLPPYKSYDQLVEKLNYAIEETEGFGQE from the exons ATGTCCCACTGTAAAAAAGGTCCTTTGTCATCAGGATTTTATCAATTAGATATCATAA tcGAAGGGGCAGTATTAAGAAGCTCGTCATTCTTGAAACCTAATCCGTACATAGAAATTTCAGTGGATGGAGAAAGACTTCTTACAACAGATGTATCCAAATCCACATATCAACCAAAATGGGAGGAAAGATTTCATGTATTGGTCAAACCATATTCTCAAGTGcattttcgtttatttgaCCATAGCACATTTAGAAAGGATACGTTAttaggagagaaaagaataagtttgtttcaaattttgtcccattataatggaaaattagaaaatttggaGCTAACATTTGATTTGATGAATTCAAATAAACATGATTTCTGTTCTAACAAAATTGGAGAGCTAGTAACTGTATTTGATGGATTAACAatagatatcaatgatattacaCCTGTTCATGATCCTCAATTACCAAAAACTGGAGAATTGGATACATTGTTTGATAACTTGAGAATTGATCTTAATAATTCTATACCAAGTAATACTAATGAATCGTTATGCCAAGTTCAATGTACTGTACCAGATG GTGCTAGTAGCAGTGATACTGTAAGTAATTGTAGCGTGTTAAATGGAGGAGTACGTGGACGAATGAGATTACATTCCAACGAAACTGCCACACCATCGTCGATGTATTGTGGTCAAGCTAATGCTCATCACAGTTCTACATATAACACTAATGCAAATCAATCTGGTATAGATAAACATAATTCTACTCAACATCACAAACCACATGAAAATGATAAACCAGGAAGTAGTAAAATGTGTTCAATTCACTTAGCAAATGGACATGCTGTCCCTATGTCAGATAAACCAGTAGCACAAACACAAGAAAAACCAATGAATAGAACATCAGAACGACATACGACATCCTTGATCGATGGATGCATACCATCACGTTCAGAACCATCACGTTCAACCAATCATAACATATCAGAGGGACGTCCAATTTCTCGTCCAGAACAGTCTTCGTCCGTTCCTAACACAAACGAACGTTTGATGAATTTTAGAGCAGATCAATCTGCATCGAATTCAGTTTCGGATGGGCGTACAGTTCCTCAATCAGAACCATTGTCTCTATCTAATGTAAATACATGTTCAACCTCTCGAATAGAATCGACGTCACTCCCTAATACAGAAACACGACCAGATCATTCATCCGAGGCTCGTGGAGCTACTCGATCTGAACAAAATAATAGTATTCTTCTTCCACATTGTATTCCTCGTTCAGAGCAATCTATGTTAAATACTGTATCAGATAGTCGCACTATACCACATTCTGAAGAATTTACAACAAATAATTTACCAGAATCTCGTTCGCTTACTAGAATGGCTCAACCAACAGTTTCATTGACAGGGCAACCTACAATGTCTGTAGCTGGACAACCTATTATACAACCTGGATCTTCAGTAATGCTTCCAGAAGTTGAAAATACATGTCATTCGGAGGAACCTCTTCCACCTGGATGGGAAATGAGATGCGATGGTTATAGTCGaag gtattatgtTGATCATAATACAAGAAGTACATCATGGGAAAGACCACAGCCGTTACCACCAGGATGGGAAGTACGCAGAGATCCTAGGGGTAGAATTTATTATGTGGATCATAATACAAGAAGTACAACATGGCAGAGACCAAATACAGAAAGATTGCAACATTTCCAACAGTGGCAAGGTGAAAGGCAATATGTCGTTCAACAAGGCAATCAACGATTTCTTTATCCTCAA CCTCTTGGGGCAGCAGCCGCTGTAGCAGGACCTTTAGCTTCTGCTATacctgatgatgatgatatccTTGGACCATTACCAGCTGGTTGGGAAAGACGTAAGCAACCAGAAGGTCGAGTATATTATgtaaatcataaaaatcgaACAACTCAATGGGAAGATCCTCGTACGCAAGGACAAGAAACAGGAATAGATGAACCACCATTACCAGATGGTTGGGAAATTCGATTGACAGAAGATGGTGTTCGATATTTCGTGGACCACAacacaagaacaacaacattCCAAGATCCAAGGCCAGGTGCACCAAAagg ACCAAAAGGAGTTTACCGAGTACCAAGGGCATATGAAAGATCATTTCGTTGGAAATTATCCCAATTTCGTTTCTTATGTCAAACCAATGCATTACCCAATCATATAAAGATTAGTGTAAGTCGACAAACATTATTTGAGGATTCTTATCACCAAATAATGAATGCAGAAGCATTTGCGCTTAGACgaagattatatattatatttaaaggagaagaagggttGGATTATGGAGGCGTATCTAg aGAGTGGTTCTTCTTATTGAGTCACGAAGTTCTAAATCCTATGTATTGTTTATTTGAATATGCtaataaaagcaattataGCCTGCAAATAAATCCTGCATCTTACGTCAATCCTGatcatttacaatattttaaatttattggcAGATTTATTGCAATG GCTCTTTACCATGGACGATTTATCTATAGTGGTTTTACTATgccattttttaaaagaatgttaaataaaaaactagtTATGAAAGATATAGAATCTATTGATCCAGAATTCTACAAGTCTCTTATAtggataaaagagaataatatagaTGAATGTGCTCTAGAATTGTATTATAGTGTTGACTTTGAAATTCTTGGACAGGTCATTCACcacgaattaaaagaaaacggTGATAAGATTAGAGTTGTTGAAGacaataaagaagaatatattag attAATGACTGAATGGAGAATGACCAGAGGTATAGAAGAACAAACAAAGGCCTTTTTAGATGGATTTAATTCAGTTGTACCATTAGAAtggttaaaatattttgacgAACGTGAATTGGAGTTAATGCTTTGCGGTATGCAAGAAATTGATGTAGAAGATTGGCAACGTAATACTATTTATAGACATTATACGCGTAATAGTAAACAGGTTCTATGGTTCTGGCAG TTCGTTACAAGAACGGACAGTGAGAAAAGGGCTCGCCTTTTACAATTTGTAACTGGTACTTGCAGAGTTCCTGTTGGAGGATTTGCTGAATTAATgg GAAGTAACGGGCCCCAACGATTTTGTATTGAAAAAGTTGGAAAAGATACGTGGTTGCCAAGATCTCACACATGTTTTAATAGACTCGACTTACCACCATATAAGAGTTATGATCAATTGGtagagaaattaaattatgcaATTGAAGAAACTGAAGGTTTTGgtcaagaataa
- the LOC124431337 gene encoding uncharacterized protein LOC124431337: MPIFDFFRNFFIGGDREDFGDEGKHSFRNPIWQNDEDDNDDDDFRHFGRSNVHVHIFNDPKDMTSYFESQFDNILNSIFSSFDDSKIFPNFNDSKIFDIPGSIEESPNAGQSNNSLRDKMLKPGYEFPDSHDNEKNKVDADLDGRISADNLFKFWNEPNDTKIIPSTNHQSYRSSKFVSKRFIHAPDGTIEQHQIIKDSEGNEEKRVSKQIGDKKYVVTTKRDKNGVETKVEDLINIDENELKNFKPNIEQTWGSIYNHYSNSSSILNYLPWDHFFGPNPKL; this comes from the exons atgccaatctttgatttctttcgaaatttctttattgGAGGAGATAGAGAAGATTTCGGAGACGAAGG GAAACACAGTTTTCGTAATCCCATTTGGCAAAACGATGAAGATgacaatgatgacgatgacttCAG acaTTTTGGTAGAAGTAATGTACACGTTCATATCTTCAATGATCCCAAGGATATGACATCTTATTTTGAATCAcaattcgataatatattgaaCAGTATTTTCTCAAGTTTTGATGATAGTAAAATATTTCCGAATTTTAATGATAgtaaaattttcgatatacCAG GTAGCATAGAAGAGTCACCGAATGCAGGACAAAGTAATAATAGTTTGCgtgataaaatgttaaaacctGGATATGAATTTCCAGATTCtcatgataatgaaaaaaacaaagtagaTGCAGATTTAGATGGAAg AATTTCTGCTGATAACCTTTTTAAATTTTGGAATGAACCTaatgatacaaaaataataccCTCTACAAACCACCAATCTTACCGAAGTTCCAAATTTGTTAGCAAAAGATTTATACATGCACCAGATGGTACCATAGAGCAACAtcagataataaaagatagtgaaggtaacgaagaaaagagagtttCTAAACAGATTggtgataaaaaatatgttgttacaacaaagagagataaaaatggCGTAGAAACCAAAGTAGAAGATTTGATTAATATAGATGAGA ATGAATTGAAAAACTTTAAACCAAATATAGAACAAACTTGGGGATCCATATATAATCACTATAGTAATTCTAGtagtattttaaattatttaccaTGGGATCATTTTTTTGGTCCAAAtccaaaattataa